Genomic segment of Benincasa hispida cultivar B227 chromosome 1, ASM972705v1, whole genome shotgun sequence:
cactaaatttgaatttgaaatttattttacgTTTATTTGATTCTATATAACTAATTTTTGTAATAATGATTTACAAAAGCTTACTGATTTTTCTccactatataaatttaaattctaatatGTCTTTGATTTGttcaaactaatttttaatttcacatATATTGTAAAGGTTTGTTACCAGATTTGATTCATCTAAATAttcttttttcattattttctacatatttttgtcaaattaattttatcttttcatATTTTCGAAATTTTCAATTGTTTGTTACTAGTCGaattttatacttatttttatcatatttagatcaatttaaatctttcagtgttatatataaaaattgacCCAACTATGAATCGTAATCTTGCCAATGAAAGTCCAACTCAACTAGATAAACATTATAAAGTTGACCcagaattaaaattatattaaaaaaaaaaaaaagtctagtTTTATAGTCCTTTGACCTCATCTTCATTTAATTCTCCTATGTACAGAAACTTTACTATTTTACTTTGGTGGAAAAAATGGGGGaaaataagtaaaagaaaatttgaaccaATAATTGTATTAGAAAGTTATAAAGCGTAAattgagtttaattttaatttagtccacaaattataaaatattacaattttatctattaaatttgaatttttgttcaatttaatctttaaatttcaaattttatatgtaacttaaattaaaattgcagtctatacaaataataataaaaaatataaaaataaatataaaaacaatgTAACTTTTTTTACAATAGAAAACAATGTAACTTAAATTTTATATACCAATTACAAAATATGTtcttaaaaagaatataaaatacgaaatgtatgaaataaaaagaacttcttttcctttttttattaagTGAGTTCCATTTTGTCAACTCAGCCTCAAAAGTCCAAAATAGAAACATAAATTCAAAAAATCGAAGACCCATTTGGTAGTCaccttattatttatttttatttttaaaaattaagtctataaacactagtttcacctctaaatttttttatttgtcatcTACTTTGcacaatggtttaaaaaaataagtcaaattttgagaactaaaaaaaagcagttttcaaaaagttattttgtttttggaatttggctaagtttCGACCATGGTACATAAAAAATAGACAaatcatggtaaaaaaaaaaatgtggatgGTATGGTATAAGCTTgcttttcaaaaacaaaaataaaaaataaaatgattaccaaatgggaCCTAAATAAATAAGTAGTTTTTCTCTCGAAACTCAACCTCAACATTGAGAGGAGGAGAGGgaggagaagaacttttcttctcttttctttttttagagaGAACTATTCTTTAAGTGTTTTCATGGAGGAAGATCAAATTAGCACACTCCTTCCCTCTGACCCCTCTCATCacgacatttaatataaatcacatttatagtaAACTCACTTATacaaatctcattcatataattgatatttagatcatatataaatatttattcctctcaacttatttatgatttatattacatttaattacatgaatctcatataattagtatttgaatcatattcaaattcctctcatgttaccttatattataatgtatcaaatacattatattaattatatcacatatataattaattaaattaattatatcatatataattaattttctcaattaatttgaatacttcaaattaatccaaaaataattctcaattaaatccatgatgagctatagaggggaccttatggacttgtaaattgaagctccaatggtacttgaataatttattaaactatttaattaaattacccaacatgcCTTGACTGCCAATCATTCTATAAAAGACtaacaattgcactcttcgcactatagataaaaTTTTGTGCGATGACTcctcacaaattgctcgtaagtacagctgggtcaaaattaccgttttcccctatagttacatttaactccttaaatactactgatccctctaatgaacaataagtcatagtccaactatgaccaagtccctctcgggctaggacagggtgtgaccactatgttcaagtcccggaatcagcccataagggaataatttatctacttgcccctgcatttaggaaggagtgaattcaatctcgtatagttgtgttcccagctccccagttagacgaatctccaaagtggtaggtttattgagttggcaatcttgcCACTTTCactcatataaatcaaaggactgccttcatgagcaggagttcacaactcactcaggattcaggtcatgccacctatggtcatcttagtgaaatataagtctctattattaatgacgttatataaaaagactaatcatttcgtggttcggtcttatacaaactctttgtataggataccctgcTCACAAATGATCAgtattagatcatttgtagcactttagaacatttttagtttttattaaatttattttgtatatttatataGTGGTTctgaaactatttagaaatctAAGGTTGTTTTAGAGTTTTCAAGGGGGATTTTGTGTAAAATATTTTGTCGAtggttcaaccctcgacctatcgaaaattaaagaaaggaaattgagaagaggacgagggttcaaccctcgacctaaaggaaattaaagaagaggTCGAGGGTTTGACTCTCgacctaaaggaaattaatGGAAGaggtcaaaatttgaagaagaggtccgaaaattaaagaagaaacctcaacctaaaggaaattaaagaattgtttagtaattatacacgatcgcacacaatcgtttagtaaattacaatgcgatcgtttagtaattatacacgatcgcacataatcgtttagtaaaattactatgtgatcgttttgTAATTCTTTATTAACGTAAAAATAGGTGCAAACTTCCGGAAAGAACAAGTGAAcgatgaacaacttctttattagaCGATAGGAATCAAACAAGATTAATCGGTAACTTACGAGACACTAAACGAACGTTTACAATCTctccacgatcgcttagtatgactaaacgatcgcttactaaatccTCAGCGATCGGCCACAAACTCCTATACGATCtcttagctattacaattagacgatcgcctaccttttactatacgatcatctaccaAGTGCTACACGACCGCTgagttttactacacgatcgcctagtggaagtacacgatgagtGACACACTGCGATgacctctcgagagctctctttccttcGTAAGTGAAAATTTTAGAGAAGAATTTGACCGAAGTTTGACCGGAGCTGGCGAATCAGATCATTTATGGAAAAAGATTCCGACCAAagattttctaatattttcctaaattataTCTCACCCTAACGgtaacaaacaaaaataaataaataaaataattaataaaaaagattttttaaaaaataattatcctaATTACATAGTGAATTTACAAAATGCGAAAGTCTCTCTGATTCTATGATCCGTGAAAATCGAGTATTTTTTTCCTGTGGATTTATGAATGATCCCATTGAACATATCCCATTGAACACAACATAAATCTATCAAATACCTAAAATTCTCATGAGAAAAATAGTTAAAGCGCATTCTTGAGAGCACATACCTTTATGCATCCCACTAAATTGTCCTATCATAATGTCACATATGGCAaactattcttatttatttttttgaaatattttagatatttttttttttcgtgtgAATAATGAAAGGAGAAAACATAGAGATAGGTGCATCTAATATTATCCATCCGTAATCTTGCTAATCCAAACCTCCACTGGACAAACATTATAAAGTTGAcccaaaataaacatttagGTTAGTTTTAGTCCCTATGACCACATCATTAATACTTCTATGTACAAAATTAGGGAATAATCGGTGAAtgataatatactcaagatcaTAGTGATCACCGCAATATTTCCCCTCACCCCCCAAGTGCAAGTAATTGAACTTTAATATTTTGCTTTTAGTGGGAAAAAATGGGGGAAAATGGGAAAATAAAGTAAACGAAAATTTGAACCAATACTTGCATTAGAAAACTATTAGAATGAAATATCTTCTTTGccctaaattttattttatcttttgttttaatttagttattaaatttcaaattttatataacttaaacTAAAATTACAATCGAAAGACGAATACTAAAAAAACAATGTATCTTTTTTACAATAGAAAACAATGTAACTTAAATTTATATACCAATTACAAAATGTGTTCATGTACTTAGAAATTACTCCCATACTCAACATTTGACAACTCAGCCTCAACATTGAActcaacaaaagaagaaaatagaaaCATAAATTCACAAAGATATTtcgtttaataaataaaaactccAAACAAATTCAAAAACTCCATACcgtaatttaaaaaatttcaattatatattccTCATTAAAGAACCATTACcctctaaataaaattagttttcatttatattacttattattgataaaaaaaagggTATAAAATTAGTTCAAACGCATCAAATTATTCCTACAATTATTCATATATGagagttttaaattaaattttgtctgtataattaatttttgagaatGCATTTTCCGGTTCCTCTTCTCACCCACTCCGAGAggaagatatttttttaaaaacaaaaaaacaaaacaagaaactcCGCTGCAATTCTGGGTGTCAACAAGAAATATAGAGAATATTGGGGATCAAAATATAAtttcgttaaaaaaaaaatgcagtgATGCCAGTAAGTGAAAATCTTAGAGAGAAGAATTTGACCGAAGTTTGACCGGAGCTGGGCGAATCGGAGCATTTATGGAAAAATATTCCGGCCAAagattttctaatattttcctaaattataTCTCAACCTAACGGTAACAATCTGAGTTGTAAAAGGAAATGAAAccaaattagaaattaatttccTATTACGTTTTGGTTTCCGGAGATAAATCTGAGATTGAACTCCGACGGAGTTATTCTACTCCCATAACTAAACATCCATTAATCATCTCCCGCCGTTTTAATTTCAAGCTTTCTATGTTTTAAGAGAAATAACAATGGGAACGGGGACAGCGATTGAAGGCTTCAGAATATTTACATACCTCGAAAAAGAAGGGGATCTTCCGGCGCCGCAAAAAAACAACAACCCGAGACTGAATCCGAACTCCCCCTGACTATGCTGGAGGCTGCGGCAATACTAATAGAGATGGTAAACTCTGTTTCTGATGTTAACCCTGAAAAAATTAGCAACAACACCCACGAAAGGAAGAGTCCTCTGACGCCGACGCCGACGCCGATGACTGCAACTAGGAaacagaggaagaagaaggcaaAACAAAGCAAGTATCCATCGATTCCTGAGATGCCGGCAGCATTGAGAGATCGGATCGTGGAGATGGGTGGGTATGAAATTAGGCTGGTGATTCAGAAACAACTTGAAGACACTGATTTAAACAAAAACCATGGCCGTTTGTCCATGCCGATAAAGAAACTGTTGTTTGATTTTACAACAGAGGAGGAGAGGAAGCTCTTGAGCGAAGTGGAAAACCAAAACAAGAAGGGGATAAATACGGTGATTATAGATGATGTTGAAGAAAGAATGATTTGTTTGAAGAAGTGGAAGATTGGAAGTGGAGATGTGTACTGTTTGAC
This window contains:
- the LOC120091525 gene encoding putative B3 domain-containing protein At3g24850, which gives rise to MLEAAAILIEMVNSVSDVNPEKISNNTHERKSPLTPTPTPMTATRKQRKKKAKQSKYPSIPEMPAALRDRIVEMGGYEIRLVIQKQLEDTDLNKNHGRLSMPIKKLLFDFTTEEERKLLSEVENQNKKGINTVIIDDVEERMICLKKWKIGSGDVYCLTTQWNSLVEETGLKSGQHIQIWSFRKDDEYETYRVCLAMVKLAPC